The Anomalospiza imberbis isolate Cuckoo-Finch-1a 21T00152 unplaced genomic scaffold, ASM3175350v1 scaffold_146, whole genome shotgun sequence DNA segment GAGCCCAAGGCCGCGCCGAGCTGGGCCGCCGGCTCCAGCGATGCCGCCAAGGACCCCCCTCAGGACACGCCCGGTGACAGCGTCGGGGATGGCACCGGCGACAGCCCGGACCTGCTGTCGGTGGCAGAGATGGTGGCGCTGGTGGAACGGCGCGCGGCGctggccctgcagagcctgcCGCGGCCCTGCGACGCGCCGGCGccgctggtgctgctggaggcacCGGGCGGCCCCGAGTGCCGGCGCGTGGCCGCGGCTGTGGCCCAGTTCGAgtcgcagcagcagcagcagcatggccgggagcgcggcggggcccggcccaATGGGCTGTGCCGAGgtggcggcggcagcggcgagTGCGGCCCCGGCacggcggcggggcccggcgaGGTGCGGATCGCCTTCCGCATCTCCAGCGGGCGTGGCGAGCCCCGGGCGGCTGCCGCGGCCGCCGGCGCCGTCCCCGAGCGTCCCCGCGCGCTGGGCGCCAAGGACCAGATCACCTGCGACCTGTACCGGCTGGTCAGCCCGGCGCGGGCCGgcgtggagctgctgctggccgccAAGGGGGACAAGGACAGCGCCGACGAGGCGGCGGCAGAGCCAAGCGCCAGCGCGGCCGAGGgcgcagcggcggcggcagtgCCGCGGGACTGCGCGTCCGGCTTCCACGTGGACGTGGTGGTGACGGGCGTGGTGGACCAGTGCGTGTTCTTTGGCAAGGACAGCGCCAAGCAGGTGACGGAGGAGACGGTGCGGCTGCCAGacgagccgccgccgcccggccagctgttcctgctgcccgGCCGGCCCGAGGAGCCGGCGGCGGCCGCAGCGGCGCCGGGCGGGGAGGCGCCCGGCGACCCGGCGCTGTGCCGGCTGTACCGGCACGTGTCGCACGATTTCCTGGAGATCCGCTTCAAGATCCAGCGGCTGCTGGAGCCGCGGCAGtacatgctgctgctgccggaGCACGTCATGGTGAAGATCTTCAGCTACCTGCCCACGCAGGCGCTGGCCGCCCTCAAGTGCTCGTGCCACTACTTCAAGTCCATCATCGAGACCTTCGGCGTGCAGGCCACGGATTCCCGGTGGAACCGCGACCCGCTGTACCGCGACGACCCCTGCAAGCAGTGCAAGAAGCGCTACGAGCGCGGGGACGTGTCGCTGTGCCGCTGGCACCCCAAGCCCTACCACCACGACCTGCCCTACGGCCGCTCCTACTGGATGTGCTGCCGCCGGCCGGACCGGGAGGCGCCGGGCTGCCGGACGGGGCTGCACGACAACAACTGGGTGCACCCGGCCGGCCGCAGGGAGGAGGGCAGGTGaaggacggacggacggacagacGGCTCGGGGACGGGATGGGCCGCGGAAGGATGGCGCGgggggggggaaaagaaaagaggaatgGAACGGTCGAGTGTGGAAGTCTGGCGGCGTGGGTTCAGGGATGGCGatgtccccagctgggctggtggcCCCTGGGTGGTGGCATTCGTGTCCCCATGGGGGGCAATGGGGCAGCCCAGTGGCGatgtccccagctgggctggtggcCCCAGGAGGGGTGACATTGCCCTCCAGGATGGTGTCCCCATAAGgaacactggggacagcccagtGGCAATGTCCCCAGCTGGGTTGGTGGCCACAGGAGGGGTGACATTGCCCTCCAGGATGGTGTCCCCAtaagggacactggggacagcccagtGGTGatgtccccagctgggctggtggcCCCTGGGTGGTGACATTCGTGTCCCCATGGGGGGCAATGGGGACAGCCCCGTGGCGATGGTGGCCCCTGGAAGGACGATGTCCCTCAGAGGGTGACATTGCCATGCGGGGTGGTGTCCCCAAGGCAGGGCGCAGCCCCACAGCCTGGGGTGTCCCTCAGGACGGTGCCAGCCCCACggaagggctggtggcactgggcgGGGTGGCAGTCCCGGGGCGGGTGACACGAGCCCCGTGCCTGTCCCAGGTGATGTCCCCATCCGAGGTCACCTGCCTGGGGCAgtcacctgtccctgctgaggTCCCCCCTGTCCCGGGGGTGGGGACATCACTCGCGGAGGGTGACACTCAAGGGGGATGGCCGTGGTCACCCGCTGCGTGTCCCCgttgtgtccctgtcccattcctATACACATtatgtccccccgtgtccccctgtcccccccatgtccctctgtcctccCATGTCCCTCTATgccccgtgtccctctgtcccccgtgtcccctccaaTTGTCtctgtcccccccgtgtccctctgtccccccgtgtcccccccgtgtcctccgtgtcccccccgtgtccctctgtccccccgtgtcccccccgtgtccctctgtccgtCCCGCCTCGTCCCGCGTGGGCGTGGCCTCCCCTCAAGCCCCGCCCACCCCCCCAATACCCGCGCTCCTCGTCGCCCCACGTGGCCGCGCCCCCTTTAGGCCCCGCCCCGCAACAGTGATTggcccgcgccggccccgcccccgccaggccccgcccccgccaTGCGCCAGGtcccggccgggccgcgccgcccgcgggcCGCGGGTTCGAGTCCGGCTCCGGTaccggggccgctcccggtgccggccccgggcccgggccggtTCCGGGGGCTCCtcccgcgccccccgcgcccggcgcggccgctgctgccgctgctggcgctgctggcggccgccgccgtGCTGTTCCTCGCCTGGCCCGGCGGGGAACGCGGAACAGCCGGCCCGGTGAGCGGGGAGCGGATTGCCGGGGGGGTTAACGGGAGAGCGGGGCGGTAACGGGACCGACCCCCCCCAGAAACCTTTCGGGACCCCCGGGAGCCCCCGATGCCTCGGGATGCGTTCTGGGCCGGGATCAAGGGATGCGGGGTGTTCCGGAGCCCCCCCGAGCCCTCCGGGACCCCCCGAAACCATTCTgcgaccccccaaaatcctgcacGACCACCCAAAACCActccaggacccccaaaacccctccgggacccccaaaaccatTCTGGGATCCCCCCAACCCCTCTGGGATCCCCCCGACCCctccgggacccccaaaaaccctctgggaccccccaaaaactctccggaacccccccaaaaccctccagccccccccccccccgaaacCCCTTCAGGACCCCCCACGATCCctccgggacccccaaaaccactcTGGGACCTCCAAAGCCCCTCTGGGATCCCCCCAAAAGCCCTCCGGGACCTCCCCTGACCCCTCCGGGACCCCCaggccgcccccggcccccccccgGAGCGAGCCCTGCGGACCctcctggcccagctggacCCCGCCCGGCTCTGGGGGTCCCTCCTGCGGCCCCTCCTGCACGAGAGGCTCCCGGGGGGCCCCGGCAGCCGCGCGGCCCGGCAGGTGAGAcctcccccgggacccccaaacccacccagagccccccaaaacccaccccgggacccccaaatccaccccaaacctgccccgGGACCcacaaatccaccccaaacccacctcgggacccccaaacccacctcgggacccccaaaacccacctcgggacccccaaacccacctcgggacccccaaaacctgccccgggacccccaaatccacccccaaacctgccccgggacccccaaacccacccagagccccccaaaacccaccccgGAACCCCTAAATCCAcccccaaacctgccctgggaccccccccagtACGCCCAAACCCACACAAATACCCCCTGAGGTCCCCCAAATCCATCTCAAGCCCCTCTCAGACTCCCCAAgtcccccctaaatccccccaagCCTCTTTCAGACCCCCCCCAATCCCCCTcgaatcccccaaaatccaccacaaatccccccaaagtcctccccaaacccccccaaacc contains these protein-coding regions:
- the FBXO46 gene encoding F-box only protein 46 codes for the protein MEPNAFPQLQLWCPRPFGTFSQNKPCAPAAAAAAPPRKPLGCRPSENTPPEPPEPGPAPAAAAEDGRVLLDTWYVIKPGNTKEKVAFFVAHQCGTGGAGGRASTMKVKGNWGSDSSKAKRRRRCHEPKAAPSWAAGSSDAAKDPPQDTPGDSVGDGTGDSPDLLSVAEMVALVERRAALALQSLPRPCDAPAPLVLLEAPGGPECRRVAAAVAQFESQQQQQHGRERGGARPNGLCRGGGGSGECGPGTAAGPGEVRIAFRISSGRGEPRAAAAAAGAVPERPRALGAKDQITCDLYRLVSPARAGVELLLAAKGDKDSADEAAAEPSASAAEGAAAAAVPRDCASGFHVDVVVTGVVDQCVFFGKDSAKQVTEETVRLPDEPPPPGQLFLLPGRPEEPAAAAAAPGGEAPGDPALCRLYRHVSHDFLEIRFKIQRLLEPRQYMLLLPEHVMVKIFSYLPTQALAALKCSCHYFKSIIETFGVQATDSRWNRDPLYRDDPCKQCKKRYERGDVSLCRWHPKPYHHDLPYGRSYWMCCRRPDREAPGCRTGLHDNNWVHPAGRREEGR